Genomic segment of Deltaproteobacteria bacterium:
TGCTCGAGAAGACGCTGACGCTCCGGGGCGGAGAAGAGGGGTTCGAGGCGTCGTTCCGGCTGGTCAACCGCGGGACGGGAGAGGCATCGGGCTTCCTCTGCTCGGAGTGGAACCTGAACCTTCTCTCCGGCAGCGGGCCGGACCGGTATTACGAGGGGATGGGAGATGCGCGGGAGCTGTCCTCGTCCGGCGTCGCCGGCGGGGTGCGCCGGTTCCGGCTGGTCGACGCGTGGCGGAAGGTCGCCGTCGCGGCGATCCTTTCGCGGGAATGCGCCGTGCTGCGGAACCCGGTCGAGACCGCTTCGCTCTCCGAGGCGGGGGCGGAGAAGATCCACCAGGGGGTCTGCCTCCGGATGCTGTTCCCGGTACGGCTGCCGCCCGGAGAAACTGAACGTTATTCAGCGAATTGGTCGTTCATTTCGATTGCTTGAGATTTTCCAAAACGGTATGTTATTGCAACGCGACTATTCCTGGGGGCTGTTCTGGACCCGCGAGGAGGGGAATGATGAGGGGACGGAGGACGTTGGGATTTGTGCTCGTTCTGCTGCTTGCGGCGAGCACGTCGTTCGCGGCCGGTTTCCGGCTGCCGGAGGCCGGGGTCAAGGCGATGGGCATGGGGTTCGCGTTCACCGCGCAGGCGGACGACCCGTCCGCGATCTACTTCAACCCCGCGGGACTCACGCAGCTGAAAGGGCAGAACGTGATGGTCGGATTCACGTACGTGCGCGAGAACGGCGGAGAGTTCACGGGGACGACGCCGGTGGACAACACCACCGCGATCAAGAGCGAGACGCAGAAAAGCCTCAACTTCTTCATCCCGAACGCGTACTACACGCGGACGACCAACTCGGGCAACGTCTCCTACGGCGTCGGCATCTTCGCGCCGTTCGGCCTGGGCCAGGAGTACAACGACAGGAACACCAGCATCTTCCGCAACCAGATCACGAAGATCGACCTGCAGACGATCGTGGTGAATCCCACGATCGCGTTCAAGGTGAACGAGATGCTGTCCGTCGGCTTCGGCATCGACTGGATGTACGGGAAGGCGGAGCTGGCGAAGACCCCGTGGAACTCGGCCCTCGGCGGCAATCTCTACAACCTGGACCTGGAAGGGGATGGGGATACCTGGGGGTATAACTTCGGGCTGCTCCTGAAGCCCACGGAGAATCTCCGGATCGGCGCCAACTACCGCAGTCCGTTCAACCTCAAGATCAAGGACGGGGACGTGGACATCCAGGCGATCAATACGACGGGAGTCGCCGCGCTGGGCGGGGCATCCGTATCCACGGCGTTCTTCGGGGGCGCCACGACATTCGCCACGAAGGGGGACGCCACCGTCGCCATGCCGGCCACGTTCGCCATCGGCGCCGCCTGCACGATGGGCAGGCTGACGGTTGCGGCGGACGCCGATTGGACGTTCTGGCACAGCTTCAGCAGCCTTCCGATCACCATCAAGGATACGCGGCCGCCGGTTCTCGTCAGCACCAACGCGGCGAAGAATTGGGAGGATGTCGTTGCGCTGCGTTTCGGCGCGGAGTACCGGGTCACCGATCCGCTCGCGCTGCGGGCGGGGTTCGTCTACGACCCGACCCCGGTGCCGGGATCCACGATCGGCCCCGAACTTCCCGACGCGACCCGCCTGAACTACATGGTCGGGGCGGGATACAAGTTCAACCGGTGGACGATCGACGCCGCCTTCATGTACATCGACAAGCAGGACCGGACGGTCGACAATCAGATCACGGCGGCCGGGACCGGCGCCAAAGGCACCTGGACCGGGAACGCCTGGCTCGCGGGTCTGGACGTCGGATACAAGTTCTAGCGCGCGATTCCGCTGTAGCGGGGCGCCCCGGGGAATGGGGCGCCCCCTTTTTTTTCTTGAATCCATATCCGTCTATCGGGTTTCTAATGGCGGAGGACACTCCTTCCCTTCGTCCCGGGGTTGAACCAGGAATGTCCCCTCTGTTGTTGAAATATCGCGGAAGGAGGAGCGCGCATGGCGGTCCAGGTGAAGGGCCCAGCGCCGGCGTTCGAGCTGGAAGGGGTGGTGGGGAAGGAGTTCAAAAAGGTCAAGCTGTCGGATTACAGGGGGAAATGGGTCGTCCTCTTCTTCTACCCGCTCGATTTCACCTTCGTCTGACCGACGGAGATCCTCGAGTTCTCCCGGCGGGAGAACGAGTTCGCTGCGGAAGGGGCGCAGATCATCGGCGTGAGCACGGACAGCAAGTTTTCCCACCTCGCGTGGGTCAACCACGAACTGGGGGAGCTTGCGTACCCGCTCCTCGCCGACCTGACGAAATCGGTTTCGAGGGAGTACGGCGTCCTTCTGGAGGAGGCGGGGATCGCCCTGCGCGGGACGTTCATCATCGACCCGGAAGGGATCGTCCGCGCGTCGATCATGCAGGATCTCCCGGTAGGCCGGAGCGTCGACGAGCTGCAGCGGCTGGTGTCCGCCCTGAAGACCGGCGAGCTGTGCCCGGTCGGCTGGAAACCCGGGAAACCGTTCTTAGGGAAATAACGGGAAAGCCCCCCGTGGCTTCATTCCTCGCGGGGGGCTTCCAATTTATAGGTTCGCCAGCTCCTTCTCGATGATCTGCACGTGTGTTTTCTCGAACCCGGCGAGGAAGTCGAACACCTTCTTCACATCGGGCTGCTTCGTCTTCGCGCCGGCCTCGGTGAACAGGTCGAACGCCTCCTTCTCCAGCAGCAGCGCCATCTCGAGCACTTCCCGCTTCGTCGAGATCCCGCGGATCTTCGCCAGCAGCTCCTTGTGCGTCTCCTGGACGAGCTCGTCGATGTCGGGGAGCCCCTCCTTGCCCAGGATGTCCTTGTAGGGAGCCCACATCTCCGACCGGACGTTCCGGTCGTAGAGGTCCTCCAGCGACAGGAAGTGGCCCTTCTCGTCGCTTGCCAGCTTGAGGATCGTCTCCTTCAGTCCCTTGTCGGCGACGATCCCGCCGGCGTGCTTGTAGAAGACGTACGCGGAGATCTCCGACGAGATCCCCAGGTTCAGGAATTTGAGCGCCTCTTCGCTGAATTGCATGGATGACGTCCTCCGGCGTTTGATGGGATTCTTCTACCACAACACAGCATCGGTCGGCCACCGGCCGACCCGCTACACCCCTCAGGAGCCTCCGTACCCGACGGTGACCTTTCCCTCCTCGACCATCACCGGCACGTCCCGCCGGCCCCCGGTCAGGGAGAGCATCTCCTTCATCGCCGCGGCATCCCTCTCGACGTTCCGGTACGCCACACCCGCTCCCGCCTTCTCGTAGTCCCTACGAGCGTTGGTGGTGTACGGTCAGCTGTCCTTCCCGAAGATCGTCACGAGGCGCGGCATATTCCACCTCCATCGAATACTGGTTGCCTGGTTCTCCCGCTTCGGCTTCGTCGCCTCGGAGGGCGGGGCTCCGTTCGTGGCTCGCCGTGCGATGAACCTGCACGGCTGCGCTTTACCTCACTGCGCCCCCCCTCCTGCGGCGCCCGAACGCCTTCAGGGGATTCACGATGAACAGGTGCTGCGTCCCCCGGTTCTCCCCGGGGACCTGCGCCCCCCCGGTCGTGATCTTGGAAAGCGCCGAGGCGAGCCCGAGCGGGTTGCGGGTGAACCCGGCGGCCGCGGCGTCGGCGTGGTACTCGCGCTGCCGGGAGATGCTCATCTGCAGGATCTTCGCCGCGAGCGGGGCGAGGATGGCGAGGAGGATGCCGAGGACGAGGAACGCCGCGTTCCCTCTCCCCCCGTCGCGGCCTCCCCCTGACGCGCGGCCGCGTCGGCCGTAAAAGGTTCCGCGCAGGAACATGTCGGAGAGGAGCGCGACGGCGCCGACCAGGACGGCGGCGCAGACGTTGTACAGCGTGTCCCGGCTCTTCACGTGAGCGAGCTCGTGGGCGATCACCCCCTGCAGCTCCTCGCGGTTCAGCCGCTCGAGGAGGCCGGTCGTGACCGCCACGCACGCCTCTTCCGGCCTCCGGCCGGCGGCGAAGGCGTTCATCCCCGGGGAAGGCATCACGTACACTTTCGGCATCGGGACCCCGGCCGCGATCTTCATCTCCTCGACGACGTTCAGAAGCTGCCGGTGCCGATCCGGGTCCGCGGCGGCGGCGTCGTGGATGGACAGGACGATGGAGGAGCCGCTGAAGTACGCCGTCCCTCCCAGGATGGCGCACAGCACCGCGGCGAGGGCGATGCCGGCGCGGACGTCCCCGTACGCCCCCCCGATGACCGCGCCCAGCAGGAAGAAGACCGCGAAGAGGAGGATGAACAGGAGAGTCGACATCCGGACG
This window contains:
- a CDS encoding outer membrane protein transport protein — protein: MLVLLLAASTSFAAGFRLPEAGVKAMGMGFAFTAQADDPSAIYFNPAGLTQLKGQNVMVGFTYVRENGGEFTGTTPVDNTTAIKSETQKSLNFFIPNAYYTRTTNSGNVSYGVGIFAPFGLGQEYNDRNTSIFRNQITKIDLQTIVVNPTIAFKVNEMLSVGFGIDWMYGKAELAKTPWNSALGGNLYNLDLEGDGDTWGYNFGLLLKPTENLRIGANYRSPFNLKIKDGDVDIQAINTTGVAALGGASVSTAFFGGATTFATKGDATVAMPATFAIGAACTMGRLTVAADADWTFWHSFSSLPITIKDTRPPVLVSTNAAKNWEDVVALRFGAEYRVTDPLALRAGFVYDPTPVPGSTIGPELPDATRLNYMVGAGYKFNRWTIDAAFMYIDKQDRTVDNQITAAGTGAKGTWTGNAWLAGLDVGYKF
- a CDS encoding peroxiredoxin, translating into MAVQVKGPAPAFELEGVVGKEFKKVKLSDYRGKWVVLFFYPLDFTFVUPTEILEFSRRENEFAAEGAQIIGVSTDSKFSHLAWVNHELGELAYPLLADLTKSVSREYGVLLEEAGIALRGTFIIDPEGIVRASIMQDLPVGRSVDELQRLVSALKTGELCPVGWKPGKPFLGK
- a CDS encoding ferritin family protein — translated: MQFSEEALKFLNLGISSEISAYVFYKHAGGIVADKGLKETILKLASDEKGHFLSLEDLYDRNVRSEMWAPYKDILGKEGLPDIDELVQETHKELLAKIRGISTKREVLEMALLLEKEAFDLFTEAGAKTKQPDVKKVFDFLAGFEKTHVQIIEKELANL
- a CDS encoding glutaredoxin family protein, giving the protein MPRLVTIFGKDSUPYTTNARRDYEKAGAGVAYRNVERDAAAMKEMLSLTGGRRDVPVMVEEGKVTVGYGGS
- a CDS encoding M48 family metalloprotease; the encoded protein is MDRGRGCPKCGAANPPNAAFCYLCRETFPAGNAAPGNVANSLVGSADAPAPSFRPVPMLLFTDAGRHNVRMSTLLFILLFAVFFLLGAVIGGAYGDVRAGIALAAVLCAILGGTAYFSGSSIVLSIHDAAAADPDRHRQLLNVVEEMKIAAGVPMPKVYVMPSPGMNAFAAGRRPEEACVAVTTGLLERLNREELQGVIAHELAHVKSRDTLYNVCAAVLVGAVALLSDMFLRGTFYGRRGRASGGGRDGGRGNAAFLVLGILLAILAPLAAKILQMSISRQREYHADAAAAGFTRNPLGLASALSKITTGGAQVPGENRGTQHLFIVNPLKAFGRRRRGGAVR